The following coding sequences are from one Xiphophorus couchianus chromosome 22, X_couchianus-1.0, whole genome shotgun sequence window:
- the LOC114138050 gene encoding early growth response protein 2b-like, translating to MSAKVLLEGVSVVDTAEGGLTVFKEEPVGEEDGGGELLFQGRRTPELQIHGDLAQYAATLRTFTGRFSVDSRGAGAPWAPGDPINVVSADITAAAPESGSAPDIYAPGGGGGGMAHGPPDISHMYAHPHPAPSYSCSGEMYQDQSASGYLAPPTCSGSYHPPQPDGPALLSIMPEYGGFYQQSCQRDLQSAFPDRKSLPYPLDPLRVPPPLTPLNTIRNFSLAAPPAAVEGPMSAAFPTHQNLPLRPILRPRKYPNRPSKTPVHQRPYPCPAESCDRRFSRSDELSRHLRIHTGHKPFQCRICMRNFSRSDHLTTHIRTHTGEKPFCCEQCGRKFARSDERRRHMKIHLRQKEKKSSAS from the exons ATGAGCGCGAAGGTTCTGCTGGAGGGAGTTTCTGTGGTGGACACGGCGGAGGGGGGGCTGACTGTGTTTAAGGAAGAGCCGGTGGGAGAGGAGGATGGAGGCG gtgAGCTGCTGTTCCAGGGGAGGAGAACACCTGAGCTGCAGATCCACGGAGATCTGGCGCAGTACGCGGCCACTTTACGCACGTTCACCGGGCGGTTCTCCGTGGACTCCAGGGGGGCAGGAGCGCCGTGGGCACCGGGAGACCCCATCAACGTGGTCAGCGCTGACATCACAGCAGCCGCCCCGGAGTCCGGGTCCGCGCCGGATATTTACGcacctggaggaggaggaggcggcaTGGCGCACGGCCCGCCGGACATCAGCCACATGTACGCGCACCCCCACCCCGCCCCGTCCTACTCCTGCAGCGGGGAGATGTACCAGGACCAGTCAGCCTCGGGCTACCTGGCGCCGCCCACCTGCTCCGGGTCCTACCACCCCCCGCAGCCGGACGGCCCCGCGCTGCTCTCCATCATGCCCGAGTACGGCGGCTTCTACCAGCAGAGCTGCCAGCGGGACCTCCAGTCGGCCTTCCCGGACCGGAAGTCCCTGCCGTACCCGCTGGACCCGCTCAGGGTGCCGCCGCCGCTCACGCCGCTCAACACCATCAGGAACTTTTCGCTGGCCGCTCCACCCGCGGCAGTGGAGGGCCCGATGTCCGCGGCGTTCCCCACCCACCAGAACCTCCCGCTCAGGCCCATCCTCAGACCCCGGAAGTACCCGAACCGGCCGAGCAAGACGCCGGTCCACCAGCGGCCGTACCCGTGCCCCGCGGAGAGCTGCGACCGGCGCTTCTCCCGGTCCGACGAGCTGAGCCGACACCTGCGCATCCACACCGGCCACAAGCCCTTCCAGTGCCGCATCTGCATGCGCAACTTCAGCCGCAGCGACCACCTCACCACGCACATCCGCACTCACACCGGGGAGAAACCGTTCTGCTGCGAGCAGTGCGGGAGGAAGTTTGCGCGCAGCGACGAGCGGAGGAGGCACATGAAGATCCACCTGCgacagaaggagaaaaagtCCTCCGCCTCCTAA
- the adob gene encoding 2-aminoethanethiol (cysteamine) dioxygenase b encodes MMPSDSTMTSIVQRIARQALVTFRNPPGLGEESGKSFVENHGKLKSLMTEVRAADLKLVPRRAEDSAPRPNPYHHGVPPVTYMHICETDQFSMGVFLLKSGASIPLHDHPGMHGVLKVLYGKVRISCFDRLERHGGGTQAAPPLPPAQMGALRRSVLRSSAEYTEESGPCVLSPERDNLHQIDAVDGPTAFMDILAPPYDPDDGRDCHYYQVLTNSEPNSADGKEKEVWLMEISQPPHFWCGGEPYPGPEVHL; translated from the coding sequence GATGCCAAGCGACAGTACCATGACTTCCATCGTCCAGAGAATAGCCCGACAGGCTCTGGTCACCTTCAGGAACCCACCAGGACTCGGTGAGGAGAGCGGAAAGTCCTTCGTAGAGAACCACGGTAAGCTGAAAAGCCTGATGACGGAAGTCAGAGCGGCTGACCTGAAGCTCGTCCCGCGGAGAGCCGAGGACAGCGCGCCGCGGCCGAACCCGTACCACCACGGAGTGCCGCCGGTCACCTACATGCACATCTGCGAGACGGACCAGTTCAGCATGGGGGTGTTCCTGCTGAAAAGCGGCGCCTCCATCCCGCTGCACGACCACCCGGGCATGCACGGCGTGCTCAAAGTCCTCTACGGGAAGGTCAGGATCAGCTGCTTCGACCGGCTGGAGCGGCACGGCGGCGGGACGCAGGCGGCGCCGCCGCTGCCCCCGGCGCAGATGGGCGCTCTGCGGCGCTCCGTGCTGCGGTCCTCCGCCGAATACACGGAGGAGAGCGGGCCCTGCGTCCTCTCTCCGGAGCGGGACAACCTTCACCAGATCGACGCCGTGGACGGGCCGACGGCGTTCATGGATATTCTGGCCCCGCCGTATGACCCGGACGACGGCAGGGACTGCCACTACTACCAGGTTCTCACCAATTCGGAACCGAACTCCGCGGACGGGAAAGAGAAGGAGGTCTGGCTCATGGAGATCTCCCAGCCGCCTCACTTCTGGTGCGGAGGGGAGCCGTACCCCGGCCCGGAGGTGCACCTGTGA